Within Lolium rigidum isolate FL_2022 chromosome 5, APGP_CSIRO_Lrig_0.1, whole genome shotgun sequence, the genomic segment GCAGGCATGGACATGAAATCATACTAGAGCCACAACTCCAGTAAAGGAAATCAAGAATATCCATGCTTAAATTAATAGAAAAAGCATATGCAATCGATTCAATTAAGAATTCAATCACTGTGTAGCATAATTGAGTAAGGAAATACATAACACAGGTCAAAACCATCTATTGCAACCAAGCACAAGTACCACATGGACCATCCAGTGTCAAGAACATTTCCATATAGAAACTAGAGCCATGGAACTATCCCAGACATGCTATTGCAACCCTACCAAGCTTTACATAGACGATCCAGTGACGGAAATTAAGCCCATGTTATAGCATGGGAGCTTGAGCAAGCTCAAGTTCATATCTAAACCAGACAAGATTACCAATAAGCTAGATATTGAAAGATTTCATTGAGTAAGGTAGAGCCAGAGAGAAGAGCTAGAAATGGACAACCATCAGAGCACCCCTgtttgatcaattgatcatcagggAGAAAGATATGAACCAGATAggtagggagaggaagagagacagagagagggagagagggagaagaagaggactTACCTGGCGCCTGGGAGGATAAGCCACGACATGGTGAGGCAGTGCTCACACGGCCGCGTCAACTGCAAGCCCAAGGAAGGCGCCAGCATTACGCCGGCGACACCACCACAACAGCAGCCACTAGTAGCACCAGGGTTGGTGGCACAGGTGGCCTGCGCCAAGCTGCACCCCAGAGCAACCCGAGCGGCTGTCCAGGTCACGAAACCGTAGAAACGGCGAGACGACGGCGGAGCAAAAATGGCACCATAACCctaaactagggttagggttgcgCGAGCACCCAAGAGGAAGGAGCCGAAAAATCGATGAGGATGGAAGGCAGCGGCATCGCCAGGCGCGTCGAACGCGACCCATGGTGACGGCTGGGGCGGTCGGAGTCGTCCGGAGAGaggcggtgacggcggcggcgataCGGGATCGCCAGAGCACATgtgaaattagggttagggttcgtggAGGCGTGCGAGGTGGAATGGCCGGTTGGACCGACCGACCCGGTCAGGGTTGGGTCTAACCCGACCATACCCTGACCGGGCCAGCCTAGGGGCATTTTAGTCTTTTCATTTCACGAATTTCATTCTTTAACTCCTTAAAATGAAAATAGGTCCTATATGACCTCTAAAAAATCAAAGAATAATAAGaataatacatcaaaaatatTCCTTATCCAAAACATAACTTGAAGAAAAttattaaatatattttttgaaaaGAGATTCTGACAAACTCTTAATCCAAAGTTTAAATACTTAAATGAAAATATTTTCTAAAAAAGTCAAGGAAAAATTAGTTATTTCCTTGAATAATTTTTCAATTCAAATATCTTCAAAACTAATTCCTCTTACTTAGGTGTTTCCTTTTCTAAAAAGAAATTATAATTGTTTAAGTAAGATTTCCTTGTTAAaattttaaaaccttcaaaaatcACTACTAAAGGGGTTTAATAGTAAAATAAAGTTTAATATGGAACAAACCTCAAGTTTGAAACCGACACTCCGGGGAAGGGTTCAACCAAAAACAATCCACATAGCATGCATCCGCTgaatctttaaacattgtcctaaccagacaatgatgcttcttttcagaaCCCGGGGTCCAGTTTTCATCCAAATCCTCGagctgcattatctcgcagtctcCAGGCATTTTCACCCCTTACTCGTGCGTTTGATTACTTTATACCATTTTTACTTGCAAAGCAATATATTTATCACTCcagcattgaaaataaaatgttacttttccaattatgaatatgactatgtggtgggcaatggaaccatgatttgagatgatggtggaggttccattgcaagagtTCTATACATCTAGGATTAATaatcaatgccgtctagtgattctagcatcgtacatatcgcgttaaccataagttcTTTAATGGGACGGAGAAGTCAGTTGTACCTTTTTGCTCTCGCATATCAATAGATGCCTATTTGCCGTAGCCGTGTGGTGTTGTTGGTCCCACGAAAAGGTTGAGAGGCCATGAAACTCTCCGGTCCCAAGTGGATCTCTTGTGCAATAGGGTCAATGAAGGATTATATCATGGCGGAGGATCATGCGCTCTAGATTATTTAGTGAAAGAGGGCCCTCTGAATACAAAAGGGTGGATATGCAGGGTCGCAGAGAAGGACGGTgagtggcttggatcttatattgGGCGTCACACCaatgaagtgtggacgggaaagtacgcccgattggcaacaaggataagttctcttatgtaaAAACtagcgcacctctgcagagtgtatcaaattgtgggttgtgtcactccttgttccaggaagggaactacgaacgcggcaggaaaggaactccacgaagttctagtcaacctgtgaggactgacgggcatagtttttcgaataaaataaaccttttgaagaaatattttcgaaatatGCATTGACCTAAGATCCCCTGACCAatagtcgtagctagtgcatcaaacaccttttattttgaacttgttgagtacctatGTACTCACCTTTCCTTTTAAACCATTCCTAGACTGTGGGACTGAAGAGGAGGCCTGCACTGAAGCACCTGAAGGTGAGTATGAGGTGGTCAGCGAGGAGCCAGACCTGTCCGGAGGTGTCGAAGgagtggactatgggatagtatACGACAACAAAGaagtggaggtggaggagtagcgaCATCGAGCTGAGAAGCCTAgtgacttacctaaataagttgttgatctCTTAAGATGTTGTTTACCTTAATGGTTTCATTAGTTGTAAGGTTACTTCGAGTAGAGTTGGAGTCTATGTGTTGTTCTCAATGGACCGATGAGAATACCGAAGAGTTTGTGcacttatggcttgtaataataatGTGTGTATTTAAGACCTGCAATGTTTCggttgtaccactccgagggatataatatttgtgaagaagccccttcataagtatcatatcaacgacttctaTACTACAAAATGCATTGATATGCTAGGTCACCGCATGAGCTccccaattgcgtacaacacctgctggaagtacTGAGAGATAGTCTCCATGGATCGCCTGAATAtgctatggatgactctgaacctctggtAATGATCcacgacatgaagaaacattgcgacttgttcttcgacggaggtgtggatgctatcaaccAGTAGTCCTCTAGACCTaaacgttttcacaagtgcatagaaaggggctcATCTCATCCGAATCATCTTGATAGCCTCCACatcgttgcagttgtagatgtagtttaggttggcaatcctctcctgatTTTGTTGTAACATAGGACCATAACTGATAGGAGGAAAAGCAGCATTCCCAACTactctcttgtgcaccatcaggatccaggcttgtatgcaaatgatgagtgttgtggcatgatgCACAAGCCGAagctggtcggtctactcaaacaagatctatgcattacgaacggtcttatcAAAACTAACTAGTTCTACCTacatgaatctaacactacagTAAAGCAAAGGAGTTTCCCTTTACCTCTGTCATGACAGACGATGGATACGGACGAAAGCCGCCACAGATATGCACAGGCTCCACTGCGGCTGGAAACGACGATCCTGCTCCGGCGCAGGAGACCAAATGGAGATGCGCGCTGCCAGATCTCTTGGTCAacgtagccgccgccggtgtAAAAATTAGGGAAAGAAAAAATTTGGGAGGGGGCTAACGGAGAGGGTAACCGAAaagggaggttacccctacctttgccgcTCAACGCCGCTCGAATTTTTCCTTCTCCCGTCATGTGGAGGCGGAGCGCTCGTGCGAACGGCGTTCTTGGTTTTTCTTCTACCCAGGGATTGTCCCTGTAAAATTTTTCAAACTGGATGTTTCTTCTGGACCTACCCGAAGGTGCTTTAAGAACCATGCGGTGCGACAACGCAAAGGAGCCCAGAAAACCAAACGATCCAAAAACTGCGGGGCATATGCGAGTCAAAGGGTTAGTTGCATGCGGTGGATTTTGAATTTTTGCTAGGTAAGGATAACGATTGGTGAGGTTGTTAGGATTTGAAACAGTCTGTGTGTGCAAGCATGCGGGGTGGCATTTCTTCTGAAATTGTAGAATGTGTGACATCATGCATTCACATTTATTAGTTTAACagtaaataaatatatatataaggTACATATAAATCCCTGGCCGACTTACAATTAATACTGACATTTCATACAAATAACAGAAAATACAAATCAATATACAATAAACTATCAAactcatattttgaaatgcatcttacaaatattttgaatttcaaaaaaaataaacgAAAAATTGGCACGTACATTTTCacctgctacgcgctcacaaagttgtttcataaaaagatgacttatcatgtcatgtgtgtaaaaaagagaaaaaaaatagtGCTAAAAATAACGCTTTCCACaatataaattttctctttttttacatagaccacaaaaaatattgatttttcgtgaaactttatGAAGACACATATAttctgaagatgtacatgtaaaaaaaattgtcaattttttttgatatttcaaaatatgattttttggtagagggagcatacacaCCTAGGAACCAAATTGAATTTCCAGATCATATTAAGTTCACATATCGGCATACAACAAACTATCAAGTTCAAATCAAGATCATACAATAAATTATCAAGCTAACATTATATCACCTCCAGGCTTCATGCCACCGCTGCCCTGCATAGTGGGCATTGCGGGCTATCACGTGCCACCTCCGCCCTGAGATAGCCGTGCTCGAAGCCATTCCTGCACGCTGGGAGAACAGCGATGCGGGCACACCATCCAAACCGGGAAATGCATACCATGCAAGCGGTATGCACGTCCCCGGCTGAGTAGGCCGTCCCCTTTAGCGGGTACATGACGAAGAGAATCTTTCTTCCTTGAAGCTGGGTCTCTAGTGTGATGAATCGATAActatatgaagatgtacatgtaaaaaaaatttgtcaaatttttttgatatttcaaaatatgattttttggtagagggagcatacacaCCTAGGAACCAAATTGAATTTCCAGATCATATTAAGTTCACATATCGGCATACAACAAACTATCAAGTTCAAATCAAGGTCATACAATAAATTATCAAGCTAACATTACATCACCTCCAGGCTTCATGCCACCGCTGCCCTGCATAGTGGGCATTGCGGGCTATCACGTGCCACCTCCGCCCTGAGATAGCCGTGCTCGAAGCCATTCCTGCACGCTGGGAGAACAGCGATGCGGGCACACCATCCAAACCGGGAAATGCATACCATGCAAGCGGTATGCACGTCCCCGGCTGAGTAGGCCGTCCCCTTTAGCGGGTACATGACGAAGAGAATCTTTCTTCCTTGAAGCTGGGTCTCTAGTGTGATGAATCGATAACTATATGCCTTGTACATTTTCTTCCTTCACTAATTTTCTAATAGCTGGggcggtgccccccccccccccccaccccccactTCTACTAGGTAAGAATATGCGAAGGGGAAAGAATGCGGGATACTAATCTCAGGTTGGAAAGAATACGAGGGAATCCAAACTGAAGTACCCATCAAATTCATTATGAACTAAACTAACAAGATTGCGTTGGCATCATCATTTTATTTTGTCAAAAGATGACCAAGAAGTAAATATGTTGTTCAACATGAATTTATGTTAGGAAACGAAATAAATCTCCAACACACATAAACATTATGCAAAAGATTCGACCAACATGCAAAATGTATTTTAAATTAGCCGACTCCTTAGAACTGCAAGATGTTTTGGTGATATTACTAATGGACCATCAAGATAAAAGGGATTAATTTTGTAAAATAAAAGAATTTACTAGCAAATTAAAAGGTAATGTAAACTGTAAGTTGTTGTACTTTCTTCGGATGTTTATTTCTCCCATTTACAACCTATATTCAGAGCTATATGATAATTTTCCTCTATCATAAAATACGTGTTCGATATTGATGGCCTTCAAAATCCAACTCAACACTAATAAAAGTAAGAGAAGTTTTTCTACAAAAAATTCACAACATCGTCTAATTCTAAATggagcttgtattactttttaTATTCTTTCTTTAACTGCTCCCTAGCTATCCCCACTCGGTTAACTTGTGTGGACATCTGTTAAATTTTCTTGTGAGGAATGAATGCTCCTATTGGAACCATATTTCAGGATTCGGATACTACTTCAGAATGAAATGCTCCAGTACAAAACGTATTTCAGAATCATATGCATATGTTTCTCAAAACCATCCCAAAGTATGCAAGTCCCGGAGCCTAATTTCTATGAAGATTATGGTGTTTACATTTTATTTTGTTATGCAAATTAGGCTAAATAGCACGTAACAGTCTTTTGTTATCCAACTATTTAATTTTTTAGACAATTTGCATATAAATTACCTACGGATGCTATTTTTTTCATAACAACTAGAATGATTATGATTTTGCATTTTTTGTCTTCATTACGTAAATTTAATAAGAAGCAACATGTAAGGGTGATAGATACAATTTGTCATCTGAATCTTTTTTTACAAGTAGCATGAGTAGGTCTTACTTATTCTCTCACTATGTAATATCAGGAAATTTTACATGTAAGGTCTAGATCCTTTTTTTCCTGTATGTGCCTACAAATTTATCACTAAGTGAAACTAGGCTAAATATCATGTAAATTTTTACAACTAGCTAGGTTGGTTTTCACATAAAAGTGTGTTGAGTTAAACTGGCTGCTGATTTGTGTTTATGTTATACTACCTCTGTTCTTTATTAATTGACGCCAGGCATGTACGTGTGTAGGCAACTTTCTCTGTACAACTCACGTCAATTTaatccgaacggagggagtaactttTAGAGGGGAAGGCTTGGGGTGTTTTTCTTCAATTTCCATAGGTGGACTGTCACGCCAGGTTTTATGAAGCACATCTAaattaagaagaagaaaaaaaatctatGATGAAGCACTTCTAAACACGAAAATTGTTTACTAGATTACAAGCAATTGACATGAATTTTACATTTCAAGCAACTGCGTATTTTTAGGTATAAATTCATGTAAATTTACTTTTCCATAAAATCATTCAGAAATTCATTTTACTAGCTTACAACCTATTAACAGGAATTTTACATTATTGGCAAACATGTAATTCTAGGTACAAATTCATGTGATTTTCTATTTCATAAAATCATCAGAAACTTATTTATTAGCTTACAACCATAAAATAATTCAGAAATTATTTGCAAGATTACAACCTTTTAGCATGAATTTTACAGTCCTAGCAACTAGGTAATTCTAGGTACAACGTCATGTAGTTCTACTTTTCCATATAATCATACAGATTTTTTATTAGCTTACAGACAATGAGATGAATTTCGCGTATATCAGTTGAAGAGATGCTGAAAAGTGACAGCTGTTGTTTGAACAACGACCTGTTAACTTAACTTTTTTAGCTGCATTTAGAGCCGTCTCATACATTTTCAGTTCAGCATGCATGTGATGTGAGACTGCTAGTCAGGAAAAGCAACCTTGCAACAAAAGACAGATAAATGATGGGAAACGCTGCCGAACCCCCGGGGAATAGCTCTCTGATCCTCCCCCTCGCGCGCACGACACGAGCATCTCCTTCCTCGGGAGAGAAGTATCACGAGGATTTTCATCCCTGCTGAAGCATTCGCTGCCTCCTCCCGCCGTCCTTTGCCGGAGCGCTGGCCCGAGCCGCAGCTCCGCTTCCTCGCGCCGTCCTTTGCCGGAGCGCTGGCCCGAGCcgcagctccgcctcctcgcgccgcccCGCTTGCATAtctgccgccgccgcgagccggAAAGCTTCCGCCGCTGCCGCGCGTCACCCCGCGGAGCATAGTCGTCGCGCGCTTCCGccggtgctgctcctcctcccgcggaGCACCACTGCCGCGCCTCCCCTGCGGAGCCGAGAAGATGACCGCGCGCGGGGCAAAGGGCGCTGATGCACGAAGGTGGTGGCACTTGGCTCGGAGAAGGAGCCTGCTGCAGGCCGCCGTCGACGCGGCCTCGTTGCCGAATCCACCAATGTGTCGGTGCCACCGTATTCCTCGCCGGTGCGTTGCGGCCGGTCGGTCCCCTCCCCTCCACAGCGTCGTCGCCTGCAGCTCCCCCGATTCCTCACCAAGGGGGACGCGGCCTGCAGACCGCCACTTGCTTCGAGGGGTGGCGCATCTGGTGCTACGATGGAGGATGGTGGTGCTAGAATGCTACAAAAGGTCGGCGGCGCTGCTACACACGGCTCGCCGTGCCGCTACAAAAGGTCGCCGACGCTGCTACacacggccggccgcgccgctaCACAAGTGTGTTGGCGCTGCTACacacggccggccgcgccgctaCAAAAGGTCGCCGGCCGGCGCTGCTACACACGGCCGGCCGCGCTGCTACACAAGTTCGCCGGCGCTGCTACACACGGCCGACCGCGCCgctacaattggtataatattgtTGCTTCGATGTTTCTGGCGAACTTCTCCGGCGAAGTCGGATTTGCTACTTTTGTTCTATATATCATTGCTACAATTGTTCTGTATTTCTGCTATAAGTTTTCCGGCGAGGTGTCCGGTGAGGtcggttttgctacaatagcaaaaaAAAGCTGCTACAATTTTTGTGTTTTCTTGCTACTTTAGCATATATTTTTTGCTACCATGTCTTCGGTGAGGTTTCCGGCGACGCCTCCAGCGAGTTCCCGGGTGACATCTCCGGCGAGTCTTTTTGCGAGGTCTCCGATGAGATCGGTTTTGCTACAATACCAGAATTGTTTTGCTACAATAGTACAACATGTTTGCTGCATAGTCTCCGGCGAGTCGGAGATCGGTTTTGCTACAATACCATAATTGTTTTGCTACAATAGTACAACATGTTTGCTGCATCGTCTCTGGCGTGTGTATTTTGGGTATTTTGGGTGAACCGTGTTTTGCTACAATTGGGTTGACTTTGCTacaaacgaaccgttttttgctactttggtacatTATGATAGCAAAAGTGGGACTAAGGTATACTGTGACACGTGTCACGATCTAGACGGTCCAATCGAGCTAATCCAACGGCTGTCCACCCGGGGGATTAGAAAtctaatcccccgggggacgctcagcagtcctaatcccccgggggacgctcagcagtcCCCCCGGCGTCAATTAAAAAACACGATCAGAGGGAGTAATAATTACATGACCATAACTTAGATACTAATGTAATCCTCTTCAGAACAGTACACATTGCTTTTAATCTAACTGCTACATACGGCTGATATAGCTGCTGGACATGTGCTGCATCGCACAAGGAGAAATATCTAACTTCGCTGAAAGTTAGGCAGAAATATTGCACAGCCATAATATACAACTTTTTCTCTATTCATTCACTTAGAAAGCCAAACGTTACATCGCGAAGAGTGCATTTTGTCGAAATCAACCATCAAGTTATCTATCACAGGGAGGCGTAAATTTCCTCCACCAATTCTCAGTCTACCAATGCCCCGTGGCTTTCTTGGAAGAAGAATGGAAATAGCTCATCAAAGCCAAAAACAGAAGGATAGACAGCAGCAGTCATATTACTGCTTCAGTAAGGATGACTGAACTATAAGGGAAAATGTCTGTATTTTCTGTGAAAAGAGATactcaaaataatttggatgcttagTGCAATTGGAAATTATTTTCCATGATAAGCAAAACTGCAAAAGAACTGGTAAAAACATGCACTATTAGAATCTGAACATTATGGTGTTGTTCTCCCTACACAATAATACCAGAATAAGCTATAATCCAATTTAATAAAGAAAATGCCGACTATAATTTCAGTGGAATTGCAATAGTCCCAGATAGTCCTGCCTCAGAGGCGGATGGAGGATTCCCATATAGGCTAAATACATTGGCCTCAGAGGCGGATGGAGGATTCCAAGGATGCCACCAAGGTAGTGATCATTAGTGTTATGGATTGGTCTCACACTAGTTAAAAGAGGACTGGAGGAGAAAGATTACACAGTTCTTGCAAAACTAAATTCTCTCTGAACTGGCAACCAACCAGCTACCAAAAATTCTGTATGCTTGAATTGATGGTTCTGAGTTCTTGTGAGAGCTCTCATATTAGTTGCCATTATGTACAATTTCGACATAGTCCAAATAAAAGAAATGTAATTGGTGGCTCGACTAAATACTGGCATGAGGTACTGTGAGTTTATTCAAGTTTTATAATCCTGATAACCACCACTGAGGATAAAAAGATTGTGCGGTGATTAATTTCACATATCAGACTGAAGTTTTATCTAGGTTTATTAATCTGTTACAACAAGGGGTACAAATTGGTGACCCTCAGGGTAACCTCTAACCCTCTTTAGTTGAATCAAACAAACTGAACAGCCTAAGGGTCACCAATTTACATGTCTAGTTACAGCTTGGATACCGATACATCTGGTTTTCAGGCTACTGTTTCAAGGGGGCAAGCTGAATCCAAGGAACTTGGCTGCAAGGCTGGATTTGTTGATGCCTTGGATTTACATAGTACCACACATTACAATAGACCTCAAAGAGCTGTAATCATGCAATGTATAAGTTATGTAATTGGGTGGTGAAGACAACCATTGCACTCTATTATTAGTATCATGTAAGTTTTTCATTGTATATCCGGAAGACCCTATTccgctggtggcacaacaagtatcaTAGTGAAGTATCTTCAAGCCATCAAGAATTGTAAAAGGAGAGTTCTCAGCAAGTGAGAAGCACTAGTCTAGGTAAATTTACAATGCGGCAAAAATGAACCTCACGCGCGACATCACAATATATGTGGTACCTAGACTTCGGACGGTGTCTTTGCATCGATGGACAGCGCGTGCAGCCCAGTCTTGAGCTCGTCCTGCAGGAGATCATACACAGCCCTGTGTCTCTTGAGCATGCTCTTCCCCTCAAACTCCTTGGACACCACCCGCACATTGAAATGCGTCTCTCCGTCGCTGCCTGCTACCCCAGCATGCCCCTTGTGCTGATGCGAAATGTCCTCGACGTTCAGCTCTACTGGAGAAAGCCCCCTCTCCAAATTGTGCCTTATCCTCTCCTTCCTGCCACCTCCAAGGTTGCCATTTCCTTCCACTATCGTAGCTGGTTCTTCCTCCTGGAATTGGTCCTCCTCAGGGGTCTCCGCCTCTGAACTCTCGGGCATTTTTTGGGTTTCGAAAGCCGCAAACTGAGGCTCTTCCTTCTGCACGGCAGGCGTTTCAGCAGGCTGCTGAGGGGTTTCTTGGCTGCCGGTCGCGTCCTCGCCCGCGGCGATTTGCAGCGCCTTGAGCTTCATGAGGTTGATCATGTTGAGCAGGCCGCTGTTCCGGGACGGCGAGAGGCTCTGCCTGATCCCGAGCATCTCGATGAACTCGACGGGCACCATGGCGACGTCCCTGGCGGGCGCGCCGGAGAGGCCGAGCACGAGCAGCGCGGCGAGGCCCTTGGTGAGCTGCGCGTCGGAGTCGGCCTGGAAGCTGACGCATCCGGGCGCGTCCAACTCCGGAGCGGCGTGGACCCAGACCTGGGAGACGCAGCCGCGGACGCGGTTGGCGTCGGTCTTGAGCGCCGGGTCCATGGGCGGCAGGCGGGCGGCGTAGGCGAGGAGCTGCTTGTAGCGGGTGCGCTCGTCGGGCACGGACTGGAAGAGCGCGATGATGTCGCGGAGGGCGGGCGGGAGCTGCGCCGGGTCGACGGGGGAAGCGGAGGGGGAGGAGGTGGAGGGGGTCGGGGAGGCGGCGGACCTGGCGGCGAGGCGCTGGAAGGAGACGGggcgggagagggagagggcgaggAGGTGGGGCTTGGAGAGGAGCGGCTTGGAGagggatgatgaggaggagaggaggcggaggtgggccgcggtggtggcggcggcggacgccatggatggatggatggcggcggaggggcgatggTGATTGGGgaatcggaggttgggttgggttTCTCTTCCGGCAATTGGGGGGAGAGGCCAGCTTTGTTtggttttcttctttctttttgggGAGATGCTCTCTAGCTGTAGCTCTAGGCCACGGAATCAAcccacgtttttttttttttttttttttgaagccttGCCTATATTCATATTGGAGGAATTACAGGCAGGATTACACCCTCTGGTGGATCAGTGAACCACGTATGTCTACCACCATCAAGAGATGTGGCATATCTAGCTAGTCTGTGGGCATCCCCATTAGACTCTCTACGTTCGAAAACAAAACGAACATTCCCTCTAAGCCTTGCTCTCTCTCTAATCTCAGCAAGGATGGAACCATAGACACCCAGGTTTACACCCTGTAAACCCTTGATCACATTAGCGCAGTCTGAAGCCACCAGGATTTCAGCCAAGTACAAGTCTTCAGCCGCATCCAAAGCTTCTCTACACGCCAGCGCTTCGAGTATGCCCGGCTCAGTAAGGCCATCAAAAACCATCGCAGAAACACCAAGAACATCACCATTCTGAGATCGGCAGACAACACCAACAGCCCCCCTTGCCGTACCTTTTGAAACTGCAGCGTCAACATTTATCTTTGTTACTCCCTCAGGAGGTGCAATCCATCTTGGGGACACCGTAGAGCTCGTTCTGCGCGCCACCGAACAACTGGATTCCTTATTCGGTTCCCCCTCACACGCAGCGAGGTCGTCCAAGAAACGGTTCACAAAGGACACCGTCGCCATCGGACTCTGATAAACCTCCTCATGGATAGCCTTCCTTCTAGCATGCCATATAGCCCACATCGTAACCAGCATCCGAGAACGTTGGGGCTCCTTCCAATTCTCAAGCACATGAAATAACCAAAGCCTAGCCACAGGCTCCGCTTCCACTGCCAGCTGATCAGTGATTTCTTCACCCATTAGCGACCACACGCACCTAGACATGTTACATTCAAAAAGAGAATGTCGCCACGAATCCTCCATTCCACAGATGGAACAAGCCGGGGATGGTGCCATGTGCCTATCATGACGAACATCGCCCGTAGGAAGCGAATGTCTCGCAACCCTCCAGAGAAACACACGGATTTTTGAAGGGACAGGAACCTTCCAAAGCTTCGTCCAGGCTTTCTCTTCTCTCATGGGGTTCGAAGTGGCAGCCCTCTCATCAAACCAGTCCTCTCTGGCACTCTTGGTAGCCACGATCGCTCTATAGCAAGACCGCACCGAGAAAACGCCCGTTGTTTCGAAGTGCCACCCCCAAAAATCGGGTGCTCCACTCGTGCGCAACGGTATGCTGCGAATAACCTCACAGTCCATGGGCCAGAAGAATTCCTCCAGCTTCTCTGTATTCCACGCCGCGAACTTGGGGGTCATATAATCACACACCCGAGATGGGGCGCCATCTTTCTTGGGAGCCACAGGTCGTCTCCTCTCATCACGGGGAAGCCAGCTATCCTCCCATGCATCCGGTGATCGGCCGTCGCCAATCCTGCGGATGAGGCCGATCTTCGGAGTGTCTCGTCCTTCAATCagagcccgccggacacgagaggGTGGGACCCGGCCTGCGCTGACAAGATGTCTGTGTTAGGAAAGTATACTGCCTTAAGCACCCGGGCACTCAACGTCTCAGGGCATTGCAAGATGCGCCATGCCGATCTTGCCAACATAGCCAAGTTGAACAGCTCAATATCTCGGAACCCCAGGCCCCCTGCATACTTTGGCTGCGTCATAGATTCCCAGGAGACCCGAGCAGGTTCTCCTTTTGCCTTCTTTGCTTCCTCACCAGAATttgcgaagcatagagttgat encodes:
- the LOC124653842 gene encoding sufE-like protein 1, chloroplastic/mitochondrial, with the translated sequence MASAAATTAAHLRLLSSSSSLSKPLLSKPHLLALSLSRPVSFQRLAARSAASPTPSTSSPSASPVDPAQLPPALRDIIALFQSVPDERTRYKQLLAYAARLPPMDPALKTDANRVRGCVSQVWVHAAPELDAPGCVSFQADSDAQLTKGLAALLVLGLSGAPARDVAMVPVEFIEMLGIRQSLSPSRNSGLLNMINLMKLKALQIAAGEDATGSQETPQQPAETPAVQKEEPQFAAFETQKMPESSEAETPEEDQFQEEEPATIVEGNGNLGGGRKERIRHNLERGLSPVELNVEDISHQHKGHAGVAGSDGETHFNVRVVSKEFEGKSMLKRHRAVYDLLQDELKTGLHALSIDAKTPSEV